The Gemmatimonadota bacterium genome includes the window CTCGTGGGTGAAGGTAACGTCGTCGAGGCTGCCGTGGCCCGATCCGAATCCGACGCTCTTGGCTCGGCCGAATTCATCGAAGTCGTGTCCCACCGTCAGCACGCCGCACCAGAAGGTGTCCGCGCCGCAGTTCGACACAGCCGCCGGCAGGACCAGTGAGCTTTCGCCGCTGATGCGCGTCTCCTCGGTACCGCCATCGTCGGTGAAGGTGACCCTCACCTTCATGTGGTGGCCCTGGTCGGCCGCGGTCAGCGCGTAGTTGCCCGTGTCTGTACCGACGTTCGTCTCCGTGCCGTCCTCGGTCACCCGGATCCACTGGTAGGCGTAGACGGCCCCGGTCAGCCCGTTGGCGTCCATGATGTCCGACGTCGACGCCGTCAGCGTCATGCCCACCTGCGCCGCACCGATAATCGCCGGGTCTCCCGTGGCGGGGTAGTTCGGCGTGACGGTGCCCCTGATCTTGATCATCACTGACGACGAGTCGTCCCTTGCCCACGATCCGGGATCGATGTAAACGTATCTTGCGTTTCCGATGCTCCAGCCGTCGGCGGCCCCGCTATCCTGGGCGTCCGAAGAGGTAGAATGAATGCTGATCCCCGCGTCATCGGTGCCGGCGGAGTCGCTGATCACGACTGCGTACGTCGTGTTTGCGGAGAGCGTCGAACCGGTCGGCGCCGTGAACGTGGCGACCGAGTCGCTCGTGATCGTCGTTGGGCTGACAAGAACGTACAACAGGTCATTCGGCCGGTTACTAGCGTTGGTCGAATAGATCCGAACCGAGACGTCCGGGTTTTCTACAGTAGTCCTGGTGTTGTAGACGCGCACGCCGACGGTCGTGAGCACGTAACCGGGCCCGTTGCTGCCGGTTCTGAAGGGCTGTGACACACGATTAATGTCTATAAGATAGTACGGCTGGTTCGTGTTGGACACCAGCGTCCGTTCCGTCTGCGCCTGCAAATCGGGAACGAACGGCGCGGAGAGCGCGATGGCCAGGACGGGCAGCAGCGCCGCCGCGGCCATCCGCACCGCTAGTACACGCCGGCGGCGTCCGGCGAGCACACGCCAGCGTCTAGTGCACCGTGTGATGCTGGTCGGCACGCTCGGTATAGACAGGCGGTCACTGGATTTCGGTTCTTGTGTCAACAACTCGTACTTTCTTGTGTCATCGGTCGTCTTGAGTGGGATCAAAACAACCAGCCTCGGTGATTCCTACCCAAGTAGGGAACGCCGCATGGTTCTGTCGTCACGGACATGCGAAACCGGCCGCTGAGTACTCGGCCGGTGAATGCTTTTCGAAATCGGCTTTCACGGCGGCGTTGATGGTCCGTTCCGCTGTGGACTTGACCTGTGGTGGTAACGCTTACACGGTTACCGCCAAAGTTCTGTTATCCATATAGAAATAACATCTAACAAATAGATGATCTTGTTATAAGAAATACTAAATATATTGAGGTTTGAGCAGGTGTCAAAAAAAATGTGCAATCGGCGGATAATATGCGCGACAAGTTGTTTTGGCATTGGGAGTTTACATGCCTTCAGCAACGATTCAGGTTAGCCGCAAGCTCGGCGAAGATGCCGGCAAGCCGCGCTCCGATTAATCGAACGAAGGGTTGGCTGGCGTATGGGCAGGCAGGGAGAACCGTGGCGGCCTTCAAGCCGAACGGGAGAACAGTAGATGCTTCTTGCGGGTCGGAGAGGGGATCAGTGCGGCCGACCTGAGGCCGGTTAGGCGGCTGAAGTGAGCTGCTTCAGCGCGGCCGTCAACACCTCGACGGAGCGCAGGTACTCTTCCAGGACGATGTGCTCGTCCGGCGTATGGTCCAGGCTGGAGTCACCGGGTCCGTAGGCCGCGATCGGGCACTTCCAGGCCGGACCGACGATGCACATGTCGGACGTGCCCGTTTTCTTCTTGAAGGTCGGCCGGCCGCCTTCCTGGCGGATACCACGCAGAAGGGCGCGGACCAGCGGCGTGTTCTTCGAGGCGACGACCCCTTCCAGCCGCTGGTCGCATACGATTTCGGCCGGCCCCGCCTGGTCCATCACGAACCCGTTCAGGCCATCCATGTCGTAACCGGGCGGCACGCGCACCGAGAAGTACGCTTCGACGCCCTCGGTCAACCCCTCGTCCGTAGTGTTGAACCGTCTCAACTCGAGCCGGGGAGACTCGAATTCGCTTTCCGTGGCCTGGCCGGCGACGCGCGCTTGTATGGCGTTGTACAGGTCGATCGCCCGTTCGGTCGCGCGCCTGTGGTCGCCGGCGTGATGGGCGTTGGGCTGCTCGAGGCGGTAGTCGAACCCCACGTGGCCCTTGTACCCGATGGTAACGCTGTCCCAGCCGCTCGGTTCGCCGATGAACACGCAGTCGGGGCGCATGCGGTCCACCAGGTGGCGGGCGCCCTTCGAGGTGGGGCATTCCTCCTCCACGGCGCCGACGACGGTGATCCGGCCGCCGGTGGTTTCCGTGAGCCGGCTCGCGGCAGCCGTGAAAGCGGCCAGGGACCCCTTGGCGTCTACCGTGCCGCGGCCGTAGAGACGGCCCCCGTCCTCCCGGATGGGAACGATCCCGGGCACCGTGTCGATGTGCCCGACCAGGGCAATATGCGGTTCGCCGCTGCCCGCCTCGCCTACCGCGTTTCCGGCTTCGTCCACGCGGGCACGGAGCCCTCTCCGGTCCATGGCGTCCACCAGGTAGGAGACAGCCTCGCCCTCGTTCGTGGAAGGGCTGTACCGTTCGACC containing:
- a CDS encoding [LysW]-lysine hydrolase — its product is MSTAHDDIALLRGLVERYSPSTNEGEAVSYLVDAMDRRGLRARVDEAGNAVGEAGSGEPHIALVGHIDTVPGIVPIREDGGRLYGRGTVDAKGSLAAFTAAASRLTETTGGRITVVGAVEEECPTSKGARHLVDRMRPDCVFIGEPSGWDSVTIGYKGHVGFDYRLEQPNAHHAGDHRRATERAIDLYNAIQARVAGQATESEFESPRLELRRFNTTDEGLTEGVEAYFSVRVPPGYDMDGLNGFVMDQAGPAEIVCDQRLEGVVASKNTPLVRALLRGIRQEGGRPTFKKKTGTSDMCIVGPAWKCPIAAYGPGDSSLDHTPDEHIVLEEYLRSVEVLTAALKQLTSAA